From Actinomycetota bacterium:
GGTACTACGTCCAGCTCTTGGGGGGCGAGGCCTGTGTCGACACGGCCATCACCCTCGCCTCGCCCCACGAAGGAACGCTCGCGGCAGGGCTCGGCCGGAGCTCGGTTCTCCGTCAACTGCGACCGGGCTCCTGGGTGATCCAGGCACTCGAGGAAACCGCACGACCGAGCCCGGTGCAGTGGATGGCGTACTACTCGAACCTGGATGCGCTCGTGCAGCCGGCCAGCTCGGCCATGCTCCGGCATCCTGCGCTCGACGCGACCAACGTCCTCGTCAAGGATCACGGTCACCTGAGCATCCTCTTGGCACCGGGACTCGGTCGCTCGATCGCCCACCGCTTGGCCGCGTCCGGTGGGCTCAGCGGTTCGGACGCGTCCCAGTCCGCGGCCGAGGACGAGTTCGGGAGCCCCGGGTTGCGACCGGCTGCCCACGCCGAGCCGGCCTGAGCGTTCCTCGGCGTGCGACTCGTCGGCGACGATCTGCCGGTGCCGTGCATCGACGGGCAGGAACGGCCCTACGTCTCGCTCGACGCCGCCGCGTCGACCGGCGCGATGACGGTCGTGGCCGAGCGCGTGAGCGACTTCCTGCCCAGCTACTCGAGCGTCCACCGCGGGGCGGGGTGGAAGTCGCAGCTGGCAACCGCCGAATACGAAGAAGCGCGCGCCGCCGCACTGGACTTCGCCGGACGCGCGGCGCGAGACGATGTGGCCATCATCTGTCGCAACACCACCGAAGGCATCAATCACCTTGCCTACCGGCTCCGCCTCGAACGTGACGACGTCGTGGTGACGACGGTCGTCGAGCACCATGCCAACCTCCTGCCGTGGGCACGCGTCGCCCGCCGGCGCTACGTCGAGTGCGGGCCGGCCGGCACCTTCGACGTCGACGATGTCACCACGGCCCTCGACGACGGCCCGCTCCCCCGGCTGCTCACCCTCACCGGCGCGTCGAACGTCACCGGCTGGCTCCCACCGATCGACGAGATCATCGCCGCCTCCCACGACCGCGGCGTGCCGGTGCTGATCGATGCCGCGCAGCTCGCGCCCCACCGACCGCTTCCCACCGACGCCGATTTCCTCGCCTGGAGCGGTCACAAGATGTACGCCCCCTTCGGCGCCGGCGTGCTCGTCGGCCCCCGCGACGCGTTCGCGACCGGTGACCCGTTCCTCGCCGGCGGGGGCGCGGTCGACCTCGTCGACCTCGACTCCGTCGTGTGGACCGACCCGCCCGAGCGCGAGGAGGCGGGCTCGCCCAACGTCCTCGGCGCGGTCGCGCTCCGCGCTGCCATCGACGAGCTCTCGAGGATGGGCTGGGACGCGGTCATCGCCCACGACCGCGCCATGGCTCGACGCCTCCGGGACGGTCTCACCGGCATCGAAGGTGTGCGCATCCTCGGCGCGCCCGACGCGGAGACGCTTCCCGTCACGGCCTTCGATGTGGACGGCGTTCCTCATGCGCTGGTGGCCGCAAGGCTGAGCGCCGAGCACGCCATCGGCGTCCGCCACGGCTGCTTCTGCGCCCACCCGTACCTGCTTCGATTGCTCGACCTCGACGCCGCCGAGGTCGCCGACTACCGGGAGGCGGTGCTTCGGGGTGACCGCCGTCAGGTTCCCGGCGCGGTGCGCGCCAGCGCGGGCCTCTCAACGACAGATGCCGACATCGACCGACTGCTGGCGGCGGTATCCGCGATCGCGGCCGGAGAGGAACCGCCGGTGCCCTACGACCAGGACCTTCACACCGGCGACTACTGGCCGCGCACCACCGAGCCCGCCTGGTCGAGCTCCAGCCGCCGCCTCGGCGCGTCCTGCGCGCGGGGCTGAGCGCGGCCTACGCGAGGATGTCCTTGTCGGAGAACCTCGCCCAGGCGGCCGTCGCGAAGATCACGGCGTAGAGCGCTTGGAGCCCGACGTTCCTCAGGATGTTCGTCCAGGCGACGGGTGAGCGGAGGAGGTCGCCGAACGACAGCCACCAGTGCGTGAGCAGCCACGGGTGCAACGCATGCAATTGCGGGATGGCGTCGAGCACGCCACACAGCACGGCAACTCCTGCGGTTGCCGCCATCGCGCCCACCGGCGCGTCGGTGAGGGTGGACACGAACATCCCGACCGCGGCGAGCCCGAACAGCGACCCGCCCACCAAGACGGCGGCGGCGAGGATACGCAGTGTGCCGTCGACCAGAGAGAGCGTGGTGCCCGAGAGCGTCGTCAGCGATCCGATGGGGAACAGGACGGCGCCCGCGGCCAAGCCCGCGATCGCCACCGTGAGGGAGGCCACCACGCAGAACAGGAGCACGGTGATGCCCTTGACGACGAGCAGCCGGGTCCGTCCGCACGGCCGCGCGAGCAGGTAACGCAGGGTCCCGAGGTTCGCCTCGCCCGCGATCGTGTCGCCGGCCACGACAGCGACGGCAAGCGGAAGGAAGATGGGGAGCGTGATGGTCAGGCCCACCAGCGCGGCGAAGACGCCGTTGTGCGTCACCTGATCGAGGAACTGCGGGCCCTCCCCCGGGTTCGGGCCGCTGCCGGAGAGTCGAACCGCGCCGGCCACGATCACCGGGACGAGCACGAGCACGCCGAGGAGGACCTTGATCCGCAGGCGTCGAAAGAGCAGCGAGACCTCAGCCCGCAACATCGAAGCCTTCTCCGGTGAGGGCGACGTAGGCGTCTTCGAGGCTCGGGCGGTCGGTCGTGAGGCTGCGAACACCCACGCCCGCGTTGACCAGCTCCCGGCAGCAGTGCTCCGGTCGGTGCCCGTCCAGTGCGGCCGACACCACCGCACCGGCGAGGGTCACCGCGTTCAGGCCCATCCGGATGAGGACCGCGGCGGCGACCTCGGCGTCGTCTGTCTCCACGCGCAGCGTCGCATCGCCGTCGGCGCGTAGCTCGTCGAGCGGGCCCTGCGCCACGAGCCGACCGAGGGAGACGATGCCGACGTGCGTGCACACCTGCTCCACCTCGCCCAGCAGGTGGCTCGACAAGAAGACGGTCGTGCCCTCCTCGGCCAGCTCGCGGATGAAGTGGCGGATCTCGCGGGTTCCCTGCGGGTCCATGCCGTTCGTCGGCTCGTCGAGCAGGAGAAGTCGACGCGGACGCAACAGCGTGGCGGCGAGCCCGAGCCGTTGCGTCATGCCGAGCGAATACGCGCGGTAGCGCTTGTCCGCGGCCGCGGTGAGGCCGACGCGCGCGAGGGCGACGTCGGCACGGGACGATCGCGACGCGCGCCAGCCGTCGGGCCCCGCCGCATCCAGCCGGTGGAGGTTCTCCCGCCCGGTGAGCCACGGGTAGAACGCCGGTCCCTCGACGAGCGCGCCCACGTCGGGCAGCACGTCGCTCGCCGCCGCGGGCATCGGGCGTCCGAGCAGGCGCAGCGATCCGGCGGACGGCCGGATCAGACCGAGCAGCATGCGGATCGTCGTCGTCTTGCCGGAACCGTTGGGTCCGAGGAACCCGAAGACACTGCCCACCGGCACGGCCAGGTCGAGGTGATCCACCACGTCGGTGTCACCGAAGCGCTTCGTCAGGCCCGCGGTCTCGACAGCCAGGTCGTCGGTCAACTCGCCGTCTCCGCGATGGCCGCTTCCAGCCGGCGCGGCGTGACGGCTCCCACCACCACGCGGCCGTCGTCGAGCGCGATGAGGCTGAGCGCACGAGTGCGTAGCAGCAGGCCGCGGCCGAACGAACCCGACACCGGCGTGCCGACCCGCAGGACGTCGCGGAAGCGCCACTCCTCGATCCCGCGCGCCACCACCACCTCGTCCCAGCCCGTGCCGCCCAACGCGATCGACGGCGGCGGCGGCGGACCACCGAAGTACCGCCGACCTCGTCCACGGCCCTCTCGTGGATCCCGCAGACGCCGGTCGGCGGAGGCGGTGTTGATGCTGGCGGCCTCGGTGACGTCCGCGCCGGCGGGTGGCCGGAAGCTGAAGTTGGCCGCTCCCGGTCGGGCGAACGAGATCGAGCGGTAGCGGTCGCGGATCACCGGCCCACCGAGGTGCGGCTGTACCGAGACCTCAAGGGGCAACCCCGTGGCCGCGTCGACCACGACCTCGATGCGGGCGACGAGCGAGCCCGCTGACCGAGGTCTGAGCACGAGGTCGTAAGCGGGTCGACCTGCGATCCGACGCGGTGTCCCGAGGGAGAGCTCGGTCGCACGGTCGCGCAACCCGAGCAGTCTGGCCGCCAACTCCTCGGGGGTGGGCACGGGCGTGCTGGTCCCCGCGACCGCGGTGAGAATTCCTTGCACGGGGAGATCGAGCGCGGCGGGGGCGTTCACCCGAACAGCGGTGGTGCTGCGGCTGTGCCACACCCACACCGTCGAGCCGTTGCGAATCCAGTCGGTCTCCTCCAGGGGCCGGATCTGGGCGACCCGGCTGCGCCCCGCGCCGTCGGACCACGTTCGAGCCTCGACGGTTCCCGCGCTGAGGCCCACGAGCCCGGCGCCTCCCGCCGCGCCGGACGTCCCGAGGTCGCCGAGGCCGAGCCCGGTCGACAGCTCGAAGGAGCCCGACCGGGGCTGCGGGTGCGTGGCTGCGGCCCGCGCCGCGACCTGGGCGGGCGTGGCGACAGGAACGGTGGGGGCGTCGGGCGCGGGGCGAAGGCTCCGGGCCCACGAGCCGAGCGGCAACGCGGCCGCCATGACGAGCGGCACCGTCCACCGCCAGCCAACCGACTGCAACATGCGCCCAACCTAGGGTGCTCGCCGAACATTGAGCGCGCGGGCCCAATGGCCCGGCGCGGACGGTGGCGCCCGTACGATGCACTCGAAGTTGCCGCCCCCGTCCATGGCCGGTGTTCACATCGTCCTGAGCGTGAGGAGTTGACGTTGGCCAGCCTCGCAATCATCACGGAAGCCTGCATCGACGTGAAGGATCGTGCCTGCGTGGACGTCTGTCCTGTCCAGTGCATCTACGAGTTCGATCCGCAGAAGAACGTGCTGTTCTCGGAAGTCGAAGCGGGCAGTGGGATCATCGAGACGACACACGCGCCGAACGCGGATGCGATCGCGATCTTCGGCGACAGTCTGCTGTACGTGAACCTCGACGAGTGCACCTCGTGCACGGCGTGCTATCAGCCCGACGTCTGTCCCGTCGGAGCGATCTACTCCGAGGACCAGCTTCCCGATGGCTCGCCGACCGCGAAGTACAACGCCGATGATCCCAACAAGGGTCACGACCACACCTTCTTCATCCAGCACAGCCGGGACGTGTTCGCCGACTAGCACGACCCCGGCGAGGGCTACGCTCCTGTCGTGGTCGCCTTCCTGGAGGTGCACCGTCCCGCGGGAGTCGAGTTGGCGCCCCTCGAAGCCGGTCGCATCACCATCGGCCGGTCCGCGTCGAACGACATCGCGCTCGTGAGTGACGGCAGGGTCTCCCGCCTCCACGCCGTGCTCGAGCGGCTCTCGGGAGGCTGGTGCCTCCGAGACCTCAGCTCACGAAACGGCACCTTCCTGAACGGTGAACGTGTCGATCGCGACCGGGTCGTGCGCCCGGGCGACGAGATCCGGGTGGGCGGCACGCGCCTCGTCTATCGGGCCGAGACGAGCAGCGAGGTTCTGGTCACCGAGATTCCCGAGCGCGTCCCCAGCCTCACGCCGCGCGAGCGCGACGTGCTCATGGCGCTCTTCCAGCCGGCCGTCGAAGGCGAGGTCTTCGCCGAGCCCGCTTCGACCAGGGAGATCGCAACGACGTTGTCGGTCAGCGAAGCCGCGGTCAAACAGCACCTGGCCCATCTGTACGACAAGTTCGGGATCTACGAGGGCGATCGGCGGCGAGTGAAGCTGGCGAACGAGGCACTGCGGCGTGGGGCGGTGTCGCTGGCGGACGTCCGCAACGCTCAACGCTGAGCCCGTCTCATCTGCCGACCTGGCGGAGGCCGTCGTAGGCCGCGTACTTGTACGCCTCGCTCACGGTCGGGACGTTGAAGGTCGACTGGATGAAGTAGTCGATCTTCCCGCCGAAGTGAATGACGGTTTGTCCCTGGTGGATCAGCTCGGTCGCCGTCTCCCCGACGATGTGCACGCCCAGCAGTCTCAGGTCGTCGCGTTCGAAGACGAATTTCACCATGCCCTCGGTGGAACCTGCGATCGCGGCGCGTGTGTTCTGGTCGAACCGCGCTCGACCCACCCCGTACGCGATGCCCTTCGACGTCGCCTCCTCCTCCGTCAGCCCGACCATGGACACCTCGGGGATCGAGTAGACGCCGAACGGCGGAAGCGCATCGACCGTCCGCTTGAAGGGAATGTCGAACGCCCATCCATGGACACCGACCCGAGCGCCGGCGGCCCGATCACGTCGCCCGCTGCGTAGATCCCTTCCGCGGTCGTGCGGAAGTGCTCGTCGACGACGATCCTCCCTCGTTCGTCGGTCGCGACACCCGCCGCTTCGAGCCTGAGGCCTTCGGTGTTGCCCGCCCGCCCGGCGGCGAAGATCACCTTCTCCGGTCGGAGGATCTCGCCATCCGCCAACCGGACCTCGAGCTTCGCGTTCACGCGCGCCGCGCTCGCCCGACCCGCCCCCTGCAGCACCCGCATGCCCATCCTGCGGAACGTCGTCGCGAGCAGGTCGGAGATCTCCCTGTCCATGAACGGGAGCAGGTGCGGGCCGCTGTCGACGAGGACGACCTCGGCCCCCAGGGCGGTGAAGATGGAGGCGAACTCGCAACCGACGGCGCCGCCACCGACCACGACGAGGCTNNNNNNNNNNNNNNNNNNNNNNNNNNNNNNNNNNNNNNNNNNNNNNNNNNNNNNNNNNNNNNNNNNNNNNNNNNNNNNNNNNNNNNNNNTGGTGATCATGATCACGTCGGCGCGGACGACCCGGGGCTCGCTGCCCGCGGTGGCATGGACCACGACGGTCCGATCGCGATCGAGGGTCGCAGTCCCGTAGATCATGTCGACGCCATGGCGACGCAGATTGGCCGCGGCGCTCTCCGTCATCAGCCGGACGACATCGTCGGTGCGATGGCGCAGCTTCTCGACGGCAGCCTCGGGAGCGAGGTCGAGACCCACGTCATAGACGTCGCGCCGGCGGAAGCCCGTGAGATAGAGGGCGGCCTCGCGCATGGTCTTGCTCGATACCGCACCGCCGACCATCGTCCCGCCCGGCCGACGCTGCCGATCGACGACCGCGACGCGCCTTCCCCAGTACGCAGCCTGCGCGGCCGCCTTCTCACCCGCGGGGCCGGCGCCGAGCACGACGAGGTCGTAGTGGGCTGACTCCACGTCGCCGACCGGGTACGGCCTACAGGACGGGGCTTCCGTACATCTCGCCGAGGGGGTCGGCGATGAGCTCGAGACGGGCGCCGTCCGGGTCCCGGAAGTAGATGGAGGTCCCGCTCTCCTCTTGATAGGGGACGGCCGCGTCGTCCAGGCGCGCCTTCGCCTCGTGCCACCGCTCGGGCGTCATCGAGATCGCCACGTGGTGCAGGCCGCCGAGCACCTCGGCGTACGGGCCCAGGTCGAGCCCCGGGAAGTCGAAGAACGCGAGCAGGTTGCCGTGGCCGAGGTCGAAGAAGAAATGGCTCGAGCCGCGGTAGTCGCGGTTCTCGAAGATCTCGGTCAATGGGAAGCCGAGCACCTCCTGATAGAAGCGAACGGTCCGCTCGACGTCAGACGACAGCAGCGCGAGGTGGTGGACGCCGCCCGCCGACGGCGCCGGTCGCTCGTCCGGCGGCCGCAGGTACGCCTCGCGGATGCGCCGGCGCTCCGCCTCGATGCGCTCGAGATCGATGGACGTGTCGCTCATGGCGTGTCTGCTCCGATCCTTAGTCGGCCCGGTCGAATTCCAGCACCGCAATCCACAGGAAGATCATGCCGGTGACGGCCACGACGGCCAGTTGGACGAGCGTCGGCACGGTCCAGCCCCACCAGGTGAGGGGTGGGTTGAGGTGCGCCAGCGCGAGCGGGCTCGCGTGGACGTGCTCGAACACCGCTTGGCGGAGCGGGTGCACCGCGTAGGTGATCGGGTTGAGGTGCACGAGGATGTTGAGCCAGCGAGGCAGGCCGACGAGCGGATACAGGATCCCGGACAGGAACATCAGCGGCATCAGGATCATCTGCATCAGGCCCATCATCGCCTGCATCTGCTTGATCCGGGCGGCGACGACGAGCCCGAACGCGGTGATGGTGAAGCCGAGCAGCAACATCTCCACCGCGAGGGTCGCGAGCATCACGGGCGAGTACGGAACCTCGACCAATCCCGCGAGCGCGAGCACGATCAGGCCCTGGATGGCCGCGACCGTGGCGCCGCCGAGGCACTTGCCCAGGATGATGGCGCTACGCGGCACGGGCGCGACGAGCATCTCGCGCAGGAACCCGAACTCGCGGTCCCACACGATCGACACCGCGGAAAACATCGCGGTGAACAGCACCGACAGCGCCAGAACGCCGGGAAAGATGAAGGTGCGGAGACTGACGTCGCCGGTCGAGCCTCTCGTGAGCGACGACAGCCCGGTGCCGAGCACGAACACGTACAGGATCGGCTGGACGAGCGCGGTGAGGATCCGGATGCGGTCCTGAGAGAAGCGGATCATCTCGCGTTGCCACACGACCTTGACCGCCCGCACGTCCTGGGCCGCGCCTCCTTCGGGAAGACGGATCTCCACAACCGCGGCACGCGCGGGAGCGGCGACCGAATCGGAGGTGCGCGTCGTCATGACCTCACCTCCGGGCCGCGGCGGCGAACGGGCTCGCACGGAATCGATCCGAGCTCGAGATCTCGGCGTCGCGAATGGTACGGCCCGTGTAGGTGAGGAAGACGTCGTCCAACGACGGGCGCGACACGTGCACCGACTCGATGGGCACGCTCAGCTCGGCGAACAGACGAGGGACGAACTGTTCGCCCGCGGTCACCGCGAACGTCACCGCGCCTTCATGGACGGCGGCGTCGACGCCGAAGGAATCGCGCAACTGGCCGATGGCTTGCGCGTCGTCTGCGGTCCGGATCTGCACGCGGTCCTTTCCCACGCTGGCCTTCAGGGCCTCGGGTGAGTCGAGGACCACGATGGCGCCTTCGTCGATGATGGCGATCCGGTCGCAGTGCTCGGCTTCGTCCATGTAGTGCGTCGTGAGGAAGATCGTGATGTCCTCCTGTTGCCGGAGCTCGTGGATGTACGCCCAGATCGAGGCTCTCGTCTGAGGGTCGAGCCCGACCGTCGGCTCGTCGAGGAACAGGACGCGGGGCGAATGCAGGAGGCCGCGGGCGATCTCGAGGCGACGCTTCATGCCACCCGAGAAGGTGTTGACTCGACTGGCGCGCCGCTCCCAGAGCCCCACCATGTCGAGCACCTGGTGCATGCGATCGCCGATGAGACCGCGGGGCACGCCGTAGAGCTCGGCGTGGAAGCGGAGGTTCTGCTCCGCCGTCAGGTAGAGGTCGAGGGTGGTGTCCTGGAACACCAATCCGATGTTGCGCCGGACCTCGCCCCGCTCGGTCACCACGTCGTGGCCCGCCACCAGCGCGGTGCCGCCCGTCGGCTCGACGAGCGTGCACAACATCCCGATCGTCGTCGACTTGCCCGCGCCGTTCGGCCCGAGGAAGCCGAACGTCTCCCCCGGCGCAACCTCGAAGTCGACGCCGCGCACCGCGACGAGCTCTCCGTAGCGCTTCTGGAGCCCCCGCACCGACACCGCCGACCGTGCGTCGCGCTGCTGCAGATCCGTCACCTACCGACCTCTCGACCGCCGGCCACTCGACAGTGGCGACTCTCCATCATGGCATCGACACGCAGCTACCCGAGTCGTCACCCGACCACCGGGTCGTGCCAACCGCCGGCGCTCGCGATCAGCGCATCCGCCTCCTTGGGGCCCCACGAGTGAATCGGGTAGGCCACCGCGCCCGTGTGGTTCGTGAGCACCGAGTCGACGACGGCCCAGGCGGCCTCGACGCCGTCCTCGCGAGCGAACAAGAGGCTCTCGCCCGCCATCGCGTCGCCGAGCAGACGCTCGTAGGGAGCCATCTCGTCGGGGAACTGGTTGTGCAGGTAGAGCTCGAACTGCTTGCCGACGAAGTCCTCCCCCGGCAACTTGGCGCGGGCCCCGAACGCGATCGCCACCTCCGGGTTCAAGCGGAACCTCACGTAGTTCGTGGCACCCGGCGCGGGCTCCGAGTCGGCGAACACCTTCTGCGGCGGTGCCTTCAGCTCGACGCGCACCTCGGTGCACGTGACCGCGAGGTTCTTGCCGGCCCGCACGTAGAACGGCACGCCGCCCCAACGCCACGAGTCGATGAACATCCGCAGCGCGACGAACGTCTCGACGTCGGAGTCCGTCGCCACGCCATCCTCGTTGCGGTAGCCGTCGAACTGGCCGCGGACGACGTCGTCGGGCTCGAGCGGGCGCATCGCCCGAAACAGTCGCTCCTTCTCGTCGCGCAGTGCTTCAACACCCATCTCGACCGGGGGCTCCATGGCGAGCAGCGCGATCACCTGCAGCAGATGGTTCTGCACGACATCGCGGAGCGCGCCGACCTCCTCGTAGAGTCGCCCCCGGCCGCGAACCCCGAAGTCCTCCGCCATCGTGACCTGCACGCTCGCCACGTAGTTGCGGTTCCAGATCGGCTCGAGAAACGAGTTCGCGAAGCGGAAGTATAAGATGTTCTGCACCTCCTCCTTGCCGAGGAAATGGTCGATCCTGAAGATCGACGACTCGGGGAAGACCGATCGCAGCACCTCGTTCAGCGCGCGCGCAGAGGCCAGATCCCGGCCGAAGGGCTTCTCCACGATGACGCGTGCGTCCTTGGCGCAGTCCGCCCTCCCCAGTCCCTCGACGACGACGGGGAACAGGCTCGGGGGGATCGCGAGGTAGTGCGCCGGCCGCTTCGCACCGTCGAGCGCATCGCGTAGGGCGTCGAACGTCGCCGCGTCCTCGTACCTGCCGTCGATGTAGCGAAGCGCCCCGAGCAGTCGATCGAACGCCGCCTGGTCGTCGATGCCGCCATGCGCCTCGACGCTCTCACGGGCCCGAGCCTGGAATCGGGCCAGGTCCCATCGTGAGTACGCGACGCCGATCACGGGCACGCCGAGACGTCCGTGCTTCGCCATCGCGTAGAGGGCCGGGAAGATCTGCTTGTACGCGAGGTCGCCGGAGGCACCGAAGAACACCAACGCGTCGGAGGGATCAGCCACGCGCCGAGCCTGTCAGTCGGCCGCGGGGCGCGGCAAGAGGACGCTGACTCACGCGGTCAGACGTACACCGCTTGCGTCGAGCACGACCTTCAGCCCCTCGTGGGCGAGGCATACGCGTTCCTCGGTGCCGTCCCACTGCCGGCGGGCTTCGGCGAGGAGCACCTCGAGCTCGTCGTCGTTGTGGTACGGATCGTGGTGGAACAGCACCACCATTCCGACGTCGGCCTTGCGCGCGAATGCGAGGGCGTGCTCGATGCACGAGTGACCCCACCCGACGTGGTGCGGGTACTCGTCGTCGCCGTACTGTGCGTCATGGAACAAGATGTCGGCGTCACGCGCCACGTCGTACCCGCTCATCCAGGCCGTCGGCTGATCGCGGAGATGCACGCCCAACGACGGCTCGTGATCGGGCAGGTAGACGAGCACTCTCCCGCCTTCCTCGATCCGGTACCCGACGGTGGGGCCCTGATGCGTCACCTTGGCGGCGCGAACGGTGGCCGAGCCGATCGACACCGCCTCCTCGGGCGCGTCGTGAAAGGTGAGTCGGGCGGGGATGTCGCCCAGCCGCACGGGGAACAGCGGCGGCGAGAGATAGATCGCGATGCGTTCCTCGAGGCCCTGCACCGGCGACGCCGGGCCCCAGACGTGCACGTCGAGGTCGGGTCGGAACAGTGGGCGGAAGAAGCCCAGGCCCTGGAGATGATCGAGATGCAGGTGCGTCAGGAGGATGTGCAGCTCCTTGGGATGCTCGTCCTCCATCGCGACGCCCAGCGCGCGCATGCCGGTGCCGGCATCCAGGACGAGCGTGTGCCCACTCTCGAGCTGGACCTCGAGGCAGGAGGTGTTGCCGCCGTACCGAACCGTGTCCGCGCCCGGCGCCGCCACGGAACCTCGACAACCCCACACCCGAGCGCGCATCAACCGCCGCCCTCCGGCGCGCGCTCCCAGAACACCGCGACGACACCGTGCATCTCGTCGGCAGCACCGAACAAGGGGTACGCGGTGGTATCGACGAGCCGCCGCACACCGTCGTAGCCGGTCGCCATCAGCGTGCGATGAGCGGGACGCCGTTGGAAGAAGGCGATCCCCGCGGCGGTGTCGCGCCGACGCACGGGAGAGCCGTCCCGCTCGGTCAGCTCGAGCACCGCGCCGAACTCGAGCGCCGGGATCTCGCCGAGCTCGGCGAACGTGCGCCCGATCAGGAGCTCGGCGGCCTCGTTGAAGAAGACGAGCGTCCCCCCGGCATCGATCAGGAACATCGGCGTCGCCAGGTTCGACGCGAGCTCCCGGGCGAGGATCAGGGGGAGGCTCTTGGCCTCACCGGCAGGGCTCGTCACGGCCTCACGTTATCGAGGGGCCGGCCGTCGTCTCGGCAGCTACGGCAGGGACGTGTCGGGCGGGCCGGGAGCGCTCTTGTGGTCGGGGTCGTCACCGGGCGGCTGGTAGGGCGAGACGAGGCGGGCGTCGACGACAGCACCGACACGAGGATCGTAGCGCAGGCGCAACGCGCGGTTGCTGTTGTAGTAGGGCGTGACCCACAGCTCCCAGGCGCGCTGCCACCACGACACCTCGGTCGCCCACGTCTGCGTCACCGCGACAGGATTGGCGTCGAGCTCGTGGCGGGTGAGGTCGAGGAACGGTTGCAGGCGGTGATCGGCCGCGAACGCGGCACCGGCGGCGTCCGCGCTCGAGGCGCGCGCCGGGTCGTCCCGCACGGGCACCGCGACGCGCACTTCGACGGGCGGGCGAGGCATGCCCGGGTAGTCGGCGGGTTGGTTGTAGCCGACGAAGGTCGCGGCCAGCTCCTGCGGCGCCAACGGTCCGGGGGGCACGCGGTCGTCGGTCGTGCCGGACCACCGCGTCTCGCCGCCGGGCGCGATCGTCTCGACGACGAGGTTCAACGTGCACAATTGCAAACGGGAACCGGCGGCCTTCGGGTCGACGAGGGCGCTCGGCGCGAGCGCGTTGTGGGGTCCAAGCCAGCCCGCCAGTGGTGTCGTGCCGTCCCATTGCATCGGCGCGCGACGATCGACCACCGGTGCACCGGCGGTCGTGAGCACGGCGGAAGCGGGTACGGCACACCCACCGTGCACCCAGTGCACGGGCACCGCGCCGACGTTGCGTACCACCACCTCAGCCCTCACCCGCTGTCCGACGTCGACCTGGCCGGCAGGCAGGGTGACGGTCAGCTCGATGCCGTCCCGGACGGTCGATGCGCTGAGCAGACCAC
This genomic window contains:
- a CDS encoding ferredoxin family protein; translated protein: MARRGRWRPYDALEVAAPVHGRCSHRPEREELTLASLAIITEACIDVKDRACVDVCPVQCIYEFDPQKNVLFSEVEAGSGIIETTHAPNADAIAIFGDSLLYVNLDECTSCTACYQPDVCPVGAIYSEDQLPDGSPTAKYNADDPNKGHDHTFFIQHSRDVFAD
- a CDS encoding ATP-binding cassette domain-containing protein; the encoded protein is MQQRDARSAVSVRGLQKRYGELVAVRGVDFEVAPGETFGFLGPNGAGKSTTIGMLCTLVEPTGGTALVAGHDVVTERGEVRRNIGLVFQDTTLDLYLTAEQNLRFHAELYGVPRGLIGDRMHQVLDMVGLWERRASRVNTFSGGMKRRLEIARGLLHSPRVLFLDEPTVGLDPQTRASIWAYIHELRQQEDITIFLTTHYMDEAEHCDRIAIIDEGAIVVLDSPEALKASVGKDRVQIRTADDAQAIGQLRDSFGVDAAVHEGAVTFAVTAGEQFVPRLFAELSVPIESVHVSRPSLDDVFLTYTGRTIRDAEISSSDRFRASPFAAAARR
- a CDS encoding ABC transporter, with the translated sequence MTTRTSDSVAAPARAAVVEIRLPEGGAAQDVRAVKVVWQREMIRFSQDRIRILTALVQPILYVFVLGTGLSSLTRGSTGDVSLRTFIFPGVLALSVLFTAMFSAVSIVWDREFGFLREMLVAPVPRSAIILGKCLGGATVAAIQGLIVLALAGLVEVPYSPVMLATLAVEMLLLGFTITAFGLVVAARIKQMQAMMGLMQMILMPLMFLSGILYPLVGLPRWLNILVHLNPITYAVHPLRQAVFEHVHASPLALAHLNPPLTWWGWTVPTLVQLAVVAVTGMIFLWIAVLEFDRAD
- a CDS encoding FHA domain-containing protein — its product is MVAFLEVHRPAGVELAPLEAGRITIGRSASNDIALVSDGRVSRLHAVLERLSGGWCLRDLSSRNGTFLNGERVDRDRVVRPGDEIRVGGTRLVYRAETSSEVLVTEIPERVPSLTPRERDVLMALFQPAVEGEVFAEPASTREIATTLSVSEAAVKQHLAHLYDKFGIYEGDRRRVKLANEALRRGAVSLADVRNAQR
- a CDS encoding ABC transporter ATP-binding protein produces the protein MTDDLAVETAGLTKRFGDTDVVDHLDLAVPVGSVFGFLGPNGSGKTTTIRMLLGLIRPSAGSLRLLGRPMPAAASDVLPDVGALVEGPAFYPWLTGRENLHRLDAAGPDGWRASRSSRADVALARVGLTAAADKRYRAYSLGMTQRLGLAATLLRPRRLLLLDEPTNGMDPQGTREIRHFIRELAEEGTTVFLSSHLLGEVEQVCTHVGIVSLGRLVAQGPLDELRADGDATLRVETDDAEVAAAVLIRMGLNAVTLAGAVVSAALDGHRPEHCCRELVNAGVGVRSLTTDRPSLEDAYVALTGEGFDVAG
- a CDS encoding aminotransferase class V-fold PLP-dependent enzyme, which gives rise to MRLVGDDLPVPCIDGQERPYVSLDAAASTGAMTVVAERVSDFLPSYSSVHRGAGWKSQLATAEYEEARAAALDFAGRAARDDVAIICRNTTEGINHLAYRLRLERDDVVVTTVVEHHANLLPWARVARRRYVECGPAGTFDVDDVTTALDDGPLPRLLTLTGASNVTGWLPPIDEIIAASHDRGVPVLIDAAQLAPHRPLPTDADFLAWSGHKMYAPFGAGVLVGPRDAFATGDPFLAGGGAVDLVDLDSVVWTDPPEREEAGSPNVLGAVALRAAIDELSRMGWDAVIAHDRAMARRLRDGLTGIEGVRILGAPDAETLPVTAFDVDGVPHALVAARLSAEHAIGVRHGCFCAHPYLLRLLDLDAAEVADYREAVLRGDRRQVPGAVRASAGLSTTDADIDRLLAAVSAIAAGEEPPVPYDQDLHTGDYWPRTTEPAWSSSSRRLGASCARG
- a CDS encoding ABC transporter permease, whose amino-acid sequence is MLRAEVSLLFRRLRIKVLLGVLVLVPVIVAGAVRLSGSGPNPGEGPQFLDQVTHNGVFAALVGLTITLPIFLPLAVAVVAGDTIAGEANLGTLRYLLARPCGRTRLLVVKGITVLLFCVVASLTVAIAGLAAGAVLFPIGSLTTLSGTTLSLVDGTLRILAAAVLVGGSLFGLAAVGMFVSTLTDAPVGAMAATAGVAVLCGVLDAIPQLHALHPWLLTHWWLSFGDLLRSPVAWTNILRNVGLQALYAVIFATAAWARFSDKDILA
- a CDS encoding VOC family protein, with amino-acid sequence MSDTSIDLERIEAERRRIREAYLRPPDERPAPSAGGVHHLALLSSDVERTVRFYQEVLGFPLTEIFENRDYRGSSHFFFDLGHGNLLAFFDFPGLDLGPYAEVLGGLHHVAISMTPERWHEAKARLDDAAVPYQEESGTSIYFRDPDGARLELIADPLGEMYGSPVL